From the Chloroflexota bacterium genome, one window contains:
- a CDS encoding Hsp70 family protein, translated as MAKVLGIDLGTTNSCMAVIEVGEPLVLENAEGGRITPS; from the coding sequence ATGGCCAAGGTATTAGGCATTGATTTAGGGACGACGAACTCGTGTATGGCGGTGATAGAGGTGGGGGAGCCGCTGGTGCTGGAGAATGCGGAGGGGGGGAGGATCACCCCCTC